One Arthrobacter sp. StoSoilB19 DNA window includes the following coding sequences:
- the rpsG gene encoding 30S ribosomal protein S7, translating to MPRKGPAPKRPLVSDPVYGSPLVTQLINKVLVDGKKSTAERIVYGALEGARAKSGGDPVAALKKAMDNVKPSLEVRSRRVGGATYQVPVEVKPGRSTALALRWLVGYSKARREKTMTERLQNEILDASNGLGAAVKRREDTHKMAESNKAFAHYRW from the coding sequence ATGCCTCGCAAGGGTCCGGCCCCCAAGCGGCCGCTCGTTTCGGATCCGGTATACGGTTCCCCGCTGGTAACCCAGCTCATCAACAAGGTGCTCGTTGACGGCAAGAAGTCCACGGCAGAGCGCATTGTCTACGGTGCACTCGAAGGCGCACGCGCCAAGTCCGGCGGCGACCCCGTTGCAGCCCTGAAGAAGGCCATGGACAACGTCAAGCCTTCCCTCGAGGTCCGCTCCCGCCGTGTCGGTGGCGCCACCTACCAGGTTCCGGTTGAGGTCAAGCCCGGCCGCTCCACCGCACTCGCCCTGCGCTGGCTGGTTGGCTACTCCAAGGCCCGCCGCGAGAAGACGATGACCGAGCGTCTCCAGAACGAAATCCTGGATGCGTCCAACGGTCTCGGTGCCGCTGTGAAGCGTCGCGAAGACACCCACAAGATGGCCGAGTCCAACAAGGCCTTCGCACACTACCGCTGGTAA
- the rpsL gene encoding 30S ribosomal protein S12: MPTINQLVRKGRTPKVSKTKAPALKGSPMRRGVCTRVYTTTPKKPNSALRKVARVRLNGGVEVTAYIPGVGHNLQEHSIVLVRGGRVKDLPGVRYKIVRGALDTQGVKNRKQARSRYGAKMEKK; this comes from the coding sequence GTGCCTACGATTAACCAGCTGGTCCGCAAGGGCCGCACGCCTAAGGTCTCAAAGACCAAGGCTCCCGCGCTTAAGGGCAGCCCCATGCGCCGCGGTGTCTGCACCCGCGTCTACACCACCACCCCGAAGAAGCCGAACTCGGCTCTGCGTAAGGTGGCACGTGTGCGCCTCAACGGCGGCGTGGAAGTTACCGCCTACATCCCCGGTGTTGGCCACAACCTGCAGGAGCACTCCATTGTGCTCGTTCGCGGTGGTCGTGTGAAGGACCTCCCGGGTGTCCGCTACAAGATCGTCCGTGGCGCCCTCGATACCCAGGGTGTGAAGAACCGTAAGCAGGCCCGCAGCCGCTACGGCGCAAAGATGGAGAAGAAGTAA
- the rpoB gene encoding DNA-directed RNA polymerase subunit beta: MVASSTSNNETANTADSTDGATRRLSFAKIHEPLDVPNLLALQTDSFDWLVGNERWQARVAKAVEENDLSVATTSGLSDIFEEISPIEDFQGTMSLSFSDPEFADPKYTMAECKDRDATYSAPLYVKAEFMNNNTGEIKQQTVFMGDFPLMTEKGTFVVNGTERVVVSQLVRSPGAYFERAADKTSDKDIFTAKIIPSRGAWFELEIDKRDQVGVRLDRKRKQSVTVLLKALGWTEGQILEEFGQYDSMRATLEKDATETREDALLDIYRKLRPGEPPTVEAAQSLLDNLYFNSKRYDLAKVGRYKINRKLGIDRSLGDKEASVLHVEDIVAMIKFLVALHAGEKTIKGTRDGQEVDLRVEIDDIDHFGNRRIRAVGELIENQVRTGLSRMERVVRERMTTQDVEAITPQTLINIRPVVAAIKEFFGTSQLSQFMDQNNPLSGLTHKRRLSALGPGGLSRDRAGMEVRDVHPSHYGRMCPIETPEGPNIGLIGSLASYGRINPFGFIETPYRLVKDGVVSDDVQYLTADDEAEVLIAQANAPLDENNKFAEDTVLVRARGGGGEPVLVPAADVEFMDVSPRQMVSVATALIPFLEHDDANRALMGANMQRQAVPLVRSEAPFVGTGMERAAAVDAGDVVIAKKAGVVTEVSAELVIMLNDDGTETNYRINKFARSNQGNCYNHRVLVNEGQRLEVGGIIADGPATDQGELALGKNLLVAFMSWEGHNFEDAIILSQRIVAEDVLSSIHIEEHEIDARDTKLGAEEITRDIPNVSEEVLAGLDERGIIHIGAEVEAGDILVGKVTPKGETELTPEERLLRAIFGEKSREVRDTSLKVPHGESGTVIGVRVFDRDNDDELPPGVNQLVRVYVAAKRKITDGDKLAGRHGNKGVISKILPVEDMPFLADGTPVDIVLNPLGVPGRMNVGQVLETHLGWVAKTGWKIEGEPEWVKQLPNLPRESGPTTVATPVFDGAREEEITGLLDSTNVTRDGERLINSSGKTRLFDGRSGEPFPDPISVGYMYILKLHHLVDDKIHARSTGPYSMITQQPLGGKAQFGGQRFGEMEVWALEAYGAAYTLQELLTIKSDDIHGRVKVYEAIVKGENIPEPGVPESFKVLIKEMQSLCLNVEVLSTDGTTIEMRDSDDAVFTAAEELGIDLSRAEPSSVEEV, translated from the coding sequence TTGGTCGCCTCGAGCACCTCTAATAACGAAACCGCTAACACTGCCGACAGCACTGATGGTGCCACTCGCCGGCTCTCATTCGCAAAGATTCACGAACCTCTTGACGTTCCGAATCTGCTTGCCCTGCAGACGGACAGCTTTGACTGGCTGGTCGGCAATGAGCGCTGGCAGGCACGCGTGGCAAAGGCTGTCGAAGAAAACGATCTCAGCGTCGCCACCACGTCCGGCCTGTCGGACATCTTCGAAGAGATCTCCCCGATCGAGGATTTCCAGGGCACTATGTCCCTGAGCTTCTCCGATCCGGAGTTCGCTGACCCCAAGTACACCATGGCCGAATGCAAGGACCGGGACGCAACGTACTCGGCTCCTCTGTACGTCAAGGCCGAGTTCATGAACAACAACACGGGCGAAATCAAGCAGCAGACCGTGTTCATGGGTGACTTCCCGCTGATGACCGAGAAGGGCACCTTTGTCGTCAACGGCACCGAGCGTGTCGTCGTCTCCCAGCTGGTCCGTTCCCCGGGCGCCTACTTCGAGCGCGCCGCTGACAAGACCAGCGACAAGGACATCTTCACCGCGAAGATCATCCCTTCCCGCGGTGCCTGGTTTGAGCTCGAGATCGACAAGCGCGACCAGGTCGGTGTCCGCCTCGACCGCAAGCGCAAGCAGTCCGTCACCGTCCTGCTGAAGGCCCTTGGCTGGACCGAAGGCCAGATCCTCGAAGAGTTCGGCCAGTACGACTCCATGCGGGCAACCCTGGAGAAGGACGCCACCGAGACCCGCGAAGACGCCCTGCTGGACATCTACCGCAAGCTGCGTCCGGGCGAGCCGCCCACCGTCGAGGCTGCCCAGTCCCTGCTGGACAACCTGTACTTCAACTCCAAGCGCTACGATCTGGCCAAGGTTGGCCGCTACAAGATCAACCGCAAGCTGGGCATCGACCGCTCCCTTGGCGACAAGGAAGCTTCTGTCCTGCACGTTGAAGACATCGTTGCCATGATCAAGTTCCTCGTCGCGCTGCACGCCGGCGAGAAGACCATCAAGGGCACCCGCGATGGCCAGGAAGTGGACCTGCGCGTCGAAATCGACGACATCGACCACTTCGGCAACCGCCGCATCCGCGCCGTCGGCGAGCTCATCGAGAACCAGGTCCGCACGGGCCTGTCCCGCATGGAGCGCGTTGTCCGCGAGCGTATGACCACCCAGGACGTCGAGGCCATCACGCCGCAGACCCTGATCAACATCCGCCCCGTGGTCGCAGCCATCAAGGAGTTCTTCGGAACCTCCCAGCTGTCGCAGTTCATGGACCAGAACAACCCGCTCTCGGGCCTGACCCACAAGCGCCGCCTGTCGGCCCTTGGCCCCGGTGGTCTGTCCCGTGACCGCGCCGGCATGGAAGTCCGTGACGTGCACCCGTCCCACTACGGACGTATGTGCCCCATCGAAACCCCTGAAGGCCCCAACATCGGCCTGATCGGTTCGCTGGCATCCTACGGACGCATCAACCCGTTCGGGTTCATCGAAACCCCGTACCGCCTGGTCAAGGACGGCGTCGTGTCCGACGACGTCCAGTACCTGACAGCCGACGACGAGGCCGAGGTCCTGATCGCCCAGGCCAACGCGCCGCTGGACGAGAACAACAAGTTCGCTGAAGACACCGTGCTGGTCCGTGCCCGTGGTGGTGGGGGCGAGCCCGTCCTGGTTCCGGCCGCGGACGTTGAGTTCATGGACGTCTCCCCGCGCCAGATGGTGTCCGTGGCTACCGCCCTGATCCCGTTCCTGGAGCACGACGACGCCAACCGCGCACTCATGGGTGCCAACATGCAGCGCCAGGCTGTGCCGCTGGTCCGTTCCGAGGCCCCGTTCGTGGGCACCGGCATGGAGCGCGCTGCCGCCGTCGACGCCGGTGACGTTGTCATCGCCAAGAAGGCGGGTGTGGTCACCGAGGTTTCCGCCGAGCTCGTCATCATGCTCAACGACGACGGCACCGAGACCAACTACCGCATCAACAAGTTCGCCCGCTCCAACCAGGGCAACTGCTACAACCACCGCGTCCTGGTGAACGAAGGCCAGCGCCTGGAAGTTGGCGGCATCATCGCCGACGGCCCGGCAACGGACCAGGGCGAGCTCGCACTGGGCAAGAACCTGCTCGTGGCATTCATGTCATGGGAAGGCCACAACTTCGAGGACGCCATCATCCTCTCGCAGCGCATCGTTGCCGAGGACGTCCTTTCCTCCATCCACATCGAGGAGCACGAGATCGATGCCCGCGACACCAAGCTTGGTGCCGAGGAAATCACCCGTGACATCCCCAACGTGTCCGAGGAAGTCCTGGCAGGCCTGGACGAGCGCGGCATCATCCACATCGGTGCCGAGGTTGAAGCAGGGGACATCCTGGTTGGAAAGGTCACCCCGAAGGGTGAAACCGAACTGACCCCGGAAGAGCGCCTGCTGCGCGCCATCTTCGGTGAGAAGTCCCGCGAAGTCCGCGACACCTCCCTGAAGGTGCCCCACGGCGAGTCCGGCACCGTCATCGGCGTCCGCGTCTTCGACCGCGACAACGACGACGAGCTGCCCCCGGGCGTGAACCAGCTGGTCCGCGTCTACGTGGCCGCCAAGCGCAAGATCACCGACGGCGACAAGCTCGCCGGCCGCCACGGCAACAAGGGTGTTATCTCCAAGATCCTCCCCGTTGAGGACATGCCCTTCCTTGCCGACGGCACCCCCGTTGACATCGTCCTGAACCCGCTGGGTGTTCCGGGCCGTATGAACGTGGGCCAGGTGCTCGAAACCCACCTTGGCTGGGTTGCCAAGACCGGTTGGAAGATCGAAGGCGAGCCCGAGTGGGTCAAGCAGTTGCCGAACCTGCCGCGCGAGAGTGGTCCCACCACTGTTGCAACGCCGGTGTTCGACGGTGCCCGCGAAGAGGAAATCACGGGCCTGCTGGATTCCACCAACGTGACCCGCGATGGTGAGCGCCTGATCAACTCCTCCGGCAAGACCCGCCTGTTTGACGGCCGCTCCGGCGAGCCGTTCCCGGACCCGATCTCGGTCGGCTACATGTACATCCTGAAGCTCCACCACCTGGTGGACGACAAGATCCACGCACGCTCCACCGGCCCGTACTCCATGATCACGCAGCAGCCCCTGGGTGGTAAGGCACAGTTCGGTGGCCAGCGCTTCGGTGAAATGGAAGTGTGGGCGCTCGAAGCTTACGGCGCCGCCTACACGCTCCAGGAACTCCTCACGATCAAGTCGGATGACATCCACGGTCGTGTGAAGGTCTACGAAGCGATCGTCAAGGGCGAGAACATCCCCGAGCCGGGCGTTCCCGAATCCTTCAAGGTCTTGATCAAGGAAATGCAGTCGCTGTGCCTGAACGTGGAAGTCCTTTCCACGGACGGAACCACAATTGAAATGCGTGACTCTGATGACGCAGTCTTCACGGCTGCGGAGGAACTGGGCATCGATCTGTCTCGCGCAGAGCCCAGCTCCGTAGAAGAGGTCTAG
- the fusA gene encoding elongation factor G — MAQDVLTDLSKVRNIGIMAHIDAGKTTTTERILFYTGVNHKIGETHDGASTTDWMEQEKERGITITSAAVTCFWENNQINIIDTPGHVDFTVEVERSLRVLDGAVAVFDGKEGVEPQSETVWRQADKYNVPRICFVNKMDKLGADFYFTVDTIISRLGAKPLVMQLPIGAENDFIGVVDLLYMRALVWPGDAKGDVTMGAKYEIREIPADLQEKAEEYRATLVETVAESSEELMDKYLEGEEISIDELKAGIRKMTINSELYPIFCGSAFKNRGVQPMLDAVVDYLPNPLDVPPMVGHDPRDEEKELTRKPSSEEPFSALAFKIAAHPFFGQLTFIRVYSGHVEAGAQVVNSTKGKKERIGKLFQMHANKEMPVEGATAGHIYAAIGLKDTTTGDTLCDANNQIVLESMSFPEPVISVAIEPNTKGDQEKLSTAIQKLSAEDPTFQVSLNEDTGQTIIAGMGELHLDILVDRMRREFKVEANVGKPQVAYRETIKRAVERHDYTHKKQTGGSGQFAKIQIAIEPLDTAEGELYEFENKVTGGRVPREYIPSVDAGIQDALNDGVLAGYPVVGIKATLIDGAYHDVDSSEMAFKIAGRMAFKEAARKANPVLLEPLMDVEVRTPEEYMGEVIGDLNSRRGQMQSMEDAQGVKVIRAHVPLSGMFGYIGDLRSKTQGRAVYSMTFNSYAEVPKAVADEIIQKSRGE; from the coding sequence GTGGCACAGGACGTGCTTACCGACCTTAGTAAGGTCCGCAACATCGGCATCATGGCCCATATTGATGCCGGCAAGACCACCACCACCGAGCGCATCCTGTTCTACACGGGTGTGAACCACAAGATCGGCGAAACGCACGACGGCGCTTCGACCACCGACTGGATGGAACAGGAAAAGGAACGCGGCATCACCATCACGTCTGCCGCCGTGACCTGCTTCTGGGAAAACAACCAGATCAACATCATCGACACCCCCGGCCACGTTGACTTCACGGTTGAGGTTGAGCGCTCCCTGCGCGTCCTCGACGGTGCAGTCGCCGTCTTCGATGGCAAGGAAGGCGTTGAGCCGCAGTCCGAGACTGTTTGGCGCCAGGCTGACAAGTACAACGTTCCGCGTATCTGCTTCGTCAACAAGATGGACAAGCTCGGTGCTGACTTCTACTTCACCGTAGACACCATCATCAGCCGCCTCGGTGCCAAGCCGCTGGTCATGCAGCTGCCCATCGGTGCCGAGAACGACTTCATCGGCGTCGTTGACCTGCTCTACATGCGCGCCCTGGTATGGCCCGGCGACGCCAAGGGTGACGTAACCATGGGTGCCAAGTACGAGATCCGCGAGATCCCGGCTGACCTCCAGGAAAAGGCTGAGGAATACCGCGCGACGCTCGTTGAGACTGTCGCTGAGTCTTCCGAGGAACTCATGGACAAGTACCTCGAGGGCGAAGAGATCTCGATCGACGAGCTCAAAGCCGGCATCCGCAAGATGACCATCAACTCCGAGCTCTACCCGATCTTCTGCGGTTCCGCCTTCAAGAACCGTGGCGTTCAGCCCATGCTCGACGCAGTTGTGGACTACCTGCCGAACCCGCTCGACGTCCCCCCGATGGTCGGCCACGATCCTCGCGACGAAGAGAAGGAACTGACGCGCAAGCCTTCCTCGGAAGAGCCCTTCTCGGCTCTGGCGTTCAAGATTGCTGCGCACCCCTTCTTCGGCCAGCTCACCTTCATCCGCGTGTACTCCGGTCACGTGGAAGCAGGCGCCCAGGTGGTCAACTCCACCAAGGGCAAGAAGGAGCGCATCGGCAAGCTGTTCCAGATGCACGCCAACAAGGAAATGCCCGTTGAGGGCGCTACCGCCGGCCACATCTACGCAGCCATTGGCCTGAAGGACACCACCACGGGTGACACCCTGTGTGATGCCAACAACCAGATCGTGCTTGAGTCCATGAGCTTCCCGGAGCCCGTGATCTCGGTTGCCATCGAGCCGAACACCAAGGGTGACCAGGAGAAGCTCTCCACGGCCATCCAGAAGCTCTCCGCTGAGGACCCCACTTTCCAGGTGTCCCTCAACGAAGACACCGGCCAGACCATCATCGCCGGCATGGGCGAGCTCCACCTGGACATCCTGGTGGACCGCATGCGCCGCGAGTTCAAGGTCGAGGCAAACGTGGGCAAGCCCCAGGTTGCCTACCGCGAAACCATCAAGCGCGCCGTCGAACGCCACGACTACACGCACAAGAAGCAGACCGGTGGTTCGGGCCAGTTCGCAAAGATCCAGATCGCCATCGAGCCGCTGGACACCGCCGAAGGCGAGCTGTACGAGTTCGAGAACAAGGTCACCGGTGGCCGCGTTCCGCGCGAGTACATCCCGTCCGTTGACGCGGGCATCCAGGATGCGCTGAACGACGGCGTCCTGGCCGGCTACCCGGTTGTAGGCATCAAGGCCACGCTGATTGACGGCGCGTACCACGATGTTGACTCTTCGGAAATGGCGTTCAAGATCGCCGGCCGTATGGCTTTCAAGGAAGCTGCACGCAAGGCGAACCCGGTTCTGCTCGAACCACTGATGGATGTCGAGGTCCGCACCCCTGAGGAATACATGGGTGAAGTTATCGGTGACCTCAACTCCCGCCGTGGCCAGATGCAGTCCATGGAAGATGCACAGGGCGTCAAGGTCATCCGTGCGCACGTTCCGCTGTCCGGCATGTTCGGCTACATCGGTGACCTGCGCTCCAAGACCCAGGGCCGCGCTGTGTACTCCATGACGTTCAACAGCTACGCCGAGGTCCCGAAGGCAGTTGCCGACGAGATCATCCAGA
- a CDS encoding DNA-directed RNA polymerase subunit beta' — protein sequence MSSESSFGLMQIGLATAEDIRGWSYGEVKKPETINYRTLKPEKDGLFCEKIFGPSRDWECYCGKYKRVRFKGIICERCGVEVTRAKVRRERMGHIELAAPVTHIWYFKGVPSRLGYLLDLAPKDLEKVIYFAAYMITSVDEAARHEELPNLQVEHDIEKKQLIDNRDADIAAIARDLEGEIARLEGEGAKAADKKKARDSADRQMANVRKRADADIERLEQVWDRFKNLKVADLEGDEGLYRELRDRYGMYFEGSMGAEAIKKRLENFDMQAESDLLRDVIANGKGQRKTRALKRLKVVNAFLTTNNSPLGMVLDAVPVIPPELRPMVQLDGGRFATSDLNDLYRRVINRNNRLKRLLDLGAPEIIVNNEKRMLQEAVDSLFDNGRRGRPVTGPGNRPLKSLSDMLKGKQGRFRQNLLGKRVDYSGRSVIVVGPQLKLHQCGLPKQMALELFKPFVMKRLVDLNHAQNIKSAKRMVERYRPQVWDVLEEIITEHPVLLNRAPTLHRLGIQAFEPQLVEGKAIQLHPLVCGAFNADFDGDQMAVHLPLSPEAQAEARILMLSSNNILKPSDGRPVTLPSQDMIIGLYHLTTKRVGSAGEGRIFGSVSEAIMAFDARELHLNSQVKIRLEGFVPYAGWEAPEGWEPGQPALVQTSLGQVLFNETLPEDYPWVEAVADKGELSRIVNDLAERYPKVVTAATLDNLKDAGFYWATRSGVTVAISDIEVPAAKPEILAGYEERAAKIQGQYDKGLIDDDERRQELIEIWNKATNEIAQAMRDSLSPMNTINRMVSSGARGNWMQVRQIAGIRGLVANPKGEIIPRPIKSSYREGLSVLEYFIATHGARKGLADTALRTANSGYLTRRLVDVSQDVIVREEDCGTERGLVTPIAVADSNGELVLDENVENSAYARTLAVDVVDSEGNVLAAAGTDCGDVVIAELFKAGITEVKVRSVLTCESSVGTCALCYGRSLATGKTVDIGEAVGIIAAQSIGEPGTQLTMRTFHTGGAVSASGGDDITQGLPRIQELFEARTPKGVAPIAEAAGRITIEESERQMRLVITPDDGTEEIAYPVLRRSRLLIEDGDHVSVGQKLINGPVDPKQVLRIMGPRAAQKFLVDEVQGVYRSQGIGIHDKHVEVIVRQMLRRVTVIESGESDLLPGELAERSRFEEANRRVVSEGKTPASGRPELMGITKASLATESWLSAASFQETTRVLTQAAMEGKSDPLLGLKENVIIGKLIPAGTGLPRYTEVTVEPTEEAKANLFTGPSAFSDFSYDTLGGDGAPEFHAIPLDDYDLGNDFR from the coding sequence ATGTCCAGCGAATCCTCCTTCGGCCTCATGCAGATCGGCCTCGCCACCGCGGAAGACATCCGCGGCTGGTCGTACGGCGAGGTTAAGAAGCCGGAAACCATCAACTACCGCACGCTCAAGCCCGAGAAGGACGGCCTCTTCTGCGAGAAGATCTTCGGCCCGTCCCGGGACTGGGAATGCTACTGCGGCAAGTACAAGCGCGTGCGCTTCAAGGGCATCATCTGTGAGCGCTGTGGCGTTGAAGTCACCCGCGCCAAGGTCCGCCGTGAGCGCATGGGCCACATCGAACTGGCCGCCCCCGTCACGCACATCTGGTACTTCAAGGGTGTTCCGTCCCGCCTGGGCTACCTCCTTGACCTGGCCCCGAAGGACCTCGAAAAGGTCATCTACTTCGCCGCCTACATGATCACCAGCGTCGACGAAGCTGCCCGCCACGAGGAATTGCCCAACCTGCAGGTTGAGCACGACATCGAGAAGAAGCAGCTGATCGACAACCGCGATGCCGACATCGCCGCGATCGCCCGCGACCTCGAAGGCGAAATCGCACGCCTCGAAGGCGAAGGCGCCAAGGCTGCCGACAAGAAGAAGGCCCGCGACTCCGCCGACCGCCAGATGGCCAACGTGCGCAAGCGTGCCGACGCCGACATCGAGCGCCTCGAGCAGGTCTGGGACCGCTTCAAGAACCTGAAGGTCGCCGACCTCGAAGGTGACGAAGGCCTGTACCGCGAACTGCGGGACCGCTACGGCATGTACTTCGAGGGCTCCATGGGTGCCGAAGCCATCAAGAAGCGCCTTGAGAACTTCGACATGCAGGCCGAGTCCGACCTGCTGCGCGACGTCATCGCCAACGGCAAGGGCCAGCGCAAGACCCGCGCCCTCAAGCGCCTGAAGGTGGTCAACGCGTTCCTGACCACCAACAACAGCCCGCTTGGCATGGTCCTCGACGCCGTCCCGGTGATCCCGCCGGAACTGCGCCCCATGGTCCAGCTGGACGGTGGCCGCTTCGCGACCTCCGACCTCAACGACCTGTACCGCCGCGTGATCAACCGCAACAACCGCCTCAAGCGCCTGCTTGACCTGGGTGCTCCGGAGATCATCGTCAACAACGAGAAGCGCATGCTTCAGGAAGCTGTTGACAGCCTCTTCGACAACGGCCGCCGCGGCCGTCCGGTCACCGGACCGGGCAACCGTCCGCTGAAGTCCCTGAGCGACATGCTCAAGGGCAAGCAGGGCCGTTTCCGCCAGAACCTCCTCGGCAAGCGCGTCGACTACTCCGGCCGTTCGGTCATCGTCGTCGGCCCGCAGCTGAAGCTGCACCAGTGCGGCCTGCCCAAGCAGATGGCCCTGGAGCTCTTCAAGCCGTTCGTGATGAAGCGCCTGGTTGACCTCAACCACGCCCAGAACATCAAGTCGGCCAAGCGGATGGTGGAGCGCTACCGCCCGCAGGTCTGGGACGTGCTCGAAGAGATCATCACCGAACACCCGGTGCTGCTCAACCGTGCACCTACCCTGCACCGCCTGGGCATCCAGGCGTTCGAGCCGCAGCTTGTCGAAGGCAAGGCAATCCAGCTTCACCCGCTGGTTTGTGGCGCGTTCAACGCCGACTTCGACGGCGACCAGATGGCAGTGCACCTGCCGCTGAGCCCCGAGGCGCAGGCTGAGGCCCGCATCCTGATGCTGTCCTCGAACAACATCCTGAAGCCCTCCGACGGACGCCCGGTCACCCTGCCTTCGCAGGATATGATCATCGGCCTTTACCACCTGACCACAAAGCGTGTCGGTTCAGCCGGCGAAGGCCGCATCTTCGGTTCGGTTTCGGAAGCCATCATGGCGTTCGATGCCCGCGAGCTGCACCTGAACTCGCAGGTCAAGATCCGCCTCGAAGGCTTCGTGCCCTACGCCGGCTGGGAAGCTCCGGAAGGCTGGGAGCCGGGTCAGCCCGCACTCGTCCAGACCTCCCTGGGCCAGGTCCTCTTCAACGAGACCCTGCCCGAGGACTACCCCTGGGTTGAGGCTGTTGCCGACAAGGGCGAACTGTCCCGCATCGTCAACGACCTTGCCGAGCGCTACCCGAAGGTCGTCACCGCAGCAACGCTGGACAACCTGAAGGATGCCGGTTTCTACTGGGCCACCCGTTCGGGCGTCACCGTCGCCATCTCCGACATCGAGGTCCCGGCCGCCAAGCCGGAAATCCTTGCCGGGTACGAAGAGCGGGCCGCCAAGATCCAGGGCCAGTACGACAAGGGCCTGATCGACGACGACGAGCGCCGCCAGGAACTGATCGAGATCTGGAACAAGGCAACCAACGAGATCGCCCAGGCAATGCGTGACAGCCTGTCCCCGATGAACACCATCAACCGCATGGTGTCCTCCGGTGCACGTGGTAACTGGATGCAGGTCCGCCAGATCGCGGGTATCCGTGGCCTGGTGGCCAACCCGAAGGGCGAGATCATCCCGCGCCCCATCAAGTCCTCCTACCGTGAGGGCCTGTCGGTGCTGGAATACTTCATCGCCACCCACGGCGCCCGTAAGGGCCTGGCCGATACCGCTCTGCGTACCGCCAACTCGGGTTACCTGACCCGTCGTCTGGTGGACGTCTCCCAGGACGTAATCGTCCGCGAAGAAGACTGCGGCACCGAGCGTGGCCTGGTCACGCCCATCGCCGTCGCCGACTCCAACGGTGAGCTCGTCCTGGACGAGAACGTCGAGAACAGCGCCTACGCACGTACGCTCGCCGTCGACGTCGTGGACTCCGAGGGCAACGTCCTCGCAGCCGCCGGCACCGACTGCGGCGACGTCGTCATCGCCGAGCTCTTCAAGGCAGGCATCACCGAGGTCAAGGTCCGCTCCGTACTCACCTGTGAGTCCAGCGTCGGCACCTGCGCCCTGTGCTACGGCCGTTCGCTTGCCACCGGCAAGACCGTGGACATCGGCGAGGCCGTGGGCATCATCGCCGCACAGTCCATCGGTGAACCCGGTACCCAGCTGACCATGCGTACGTTCCACACCGGTGGTGCAGTTTCCGCCAGCGGCGGCGACGACATCACCCAGGGTCTGCCCCGTATCCAGGAGCTCTTCGAAGCCCGTACTCCGAAGGGTGTCGCCCCGATTGCTGAAGCAGCCGGCCGCATCACCATCGAAGAGTCCGAGCGCCAGATGCGCCTGGTCATCACCCCGGATGACGGAACGGAAGAGATCGCTTACCCGGTCCTGCGCCGTTCACGCCTGCTGATCGAAGACGGCGACCACGTCTCCGTCGGACAGAAGCTGATCAACGGCCCGGTGGACCCCAAGCAGGTCCTGCGCATCATGGGTCCGCGTGCGGCACAGAAGTTCCTGGTGGACGAAGTCCAGGGCGTGTACCGCAGCCAGGGCATCGGTATCCACGACAAGCACGTCGAGGTTATCGTCCGCCAGATGCTGCGCCGCGTCACGGTCATCGAGTCCGGTGAATCGGACCTGCTGCCCGGCGAACTCGCCGAGCGCAGCCGGTTCGAGGAAGCGAACCGGCGCGTTGTGTCCGAGGGCAAGACTCCGGCTTCCGGACGTCCGGAGCTCATGGGCATCACCAAGGCGTCGCTGGCCACCGAGTCCTGGTTGTCCGCAGCTTCCTTCCAGGAGACCACCCGCGTCCTGACGCAGGCGGCCATGGAAGGCAAGAGCGATCCGCTGCTGGGCCTGAAGGAGAATGTCATCATCGGTAAGCTGATCCCGGCCGGCACGGGCCTCCCGCGCTACACCGAGGTCACCGTCGAGCCCACTGAGGAAGCAAAGGCCAACCTGTTCACCGGCCCCAGCGCATTCAGTGACTTCTCGTACGACACCCTGGGCGGTGACGGAGCTCCCGAGTTCCACGCCATCCCGCTGGATGACTACGACCTGGGCAACGACTTCCGGTAA